Proteins encoded within one genomic window of Onychostoma macrolepis isolate SWU-2019 chromosome 11, ASM1243209v1, whole genome shotgun sequence:
- the LOC131549540 gene encoding transcription factor HES-5-like isoform X2, producing MTPTIISKEHLPLNNKLRKPRVEKMHRDRINSSIEQLKCLLAPEFFKQQPESKLEKADILEMTLNFMQHHSSSSHAVNQAFSRCIREIVHFLSKDGMKTESQRRLLKHFQKLQTSCEQNRRESVLPDQNTFKEMNINKSSIWRPW from the exons ATGACACCTACGATCATCTCAAAGGAGCATCTCCCTCTCAACAACAAG CTGAGAAAGCCAAGGGTGGAGAAGATGCACAGAGATCGTATCAACAGCAGCATCGAGCAGCTCAAGTGTCTTCTGGCTCCAGAGTTCTTCAAGCAGCAGCCTGAGTCCAAGCTGGAGAAAGCAGATATCCTGGAGATGACGCTCAACTTCATGCAACACCACAGTTCCAGTTCACATGCTGTCAATCAAGCCTTCTCCAGGTGTATCCGTGAGATTGTGCACTTCCTGTCCAAAGATGGGATGAAGACAGAGAGCCAGAGAAGACTGCTGAAGCACTTCCAGAAGCTGCAGACATCATGTGAGCAGAACAGGAGAGAAAGTGTCCTGCCAGACCAGAACACCTTCAAAGAGATGAATATCAACAAGAGCTCCATCTGGAGGCCTTGGTAG
- the LOC131549540 gene encoding transcription factor HES-5-like isoform X1, which produces MTPTIISKEHLPLNNKLRKPRVEKMHRDRINSSIEQLKCLLAPEFFKQQPESKLEKADILEMTLNFMQHHSSSSHAVNQAFSRCIREIVHFLSKDGMKTESQRRLLKHFQKLQTSCEQNRRESVLPDQNTFKEMNINKSSIWRPW; this is translated from the exons ATGACACCTACAATCATCTCAAAGGAGCATCTCCCTCTCAACAACAAG CTGAGAAAGCCAAGGGTGGAGAAGATGCACAGAGATCGTATCAACAGCAGCATCGAGCAGCTCAAGTGTCTTCTGGCTCCAGAGTTCTTCAAGCAGCAGCCTGAGTCCAAGCTGGAGAAAGCAGATATCCTGGAGATGACGCTCAACTTCATGCAACACCACAGTTCCAGTTCACATGCTGTCAATCAAGCCTTCTCCAGGTGTATCCGTGAGATTGTGCACTTCCTGTCCAAAGATGGGATGAAGACAGAGAGCCAGAGAAGACTGCTGAAGCACTTCCAGAAGCTGCAGACATCATGTGAGCAGAACAGGAGAGAAAGTGTCCTGCCAGACCAGAACACCTTCAAAGAGATGAATATCAACAAGAGCTCCATCTGGAGGCCTTGGTAG